A genome region from Haloarcula ordinaria includes the following:
- a CDS encoding SLC13 family permease — MPSKHVSQAVAIAIATLLLGVVATIPTTGSLTVAGQYAVATMVFAAVLWVTGALPLPLTALLIPIVLTVFGVYPDFGDAVAGFADPVIFLLLVGFMFAEALQKHAIDQRIALSLLVRFGTSARGLVLGVMVATALLSMVISNTATVAMMVPIALGIIEIVTHLTKAGEERPASTASNLQVGMLLGIAYAASLGGVGTLIGTPPNAIVVGQLNELLGFEITFVEWLAIGLPMVVVTLPVAWVLLTYVVYPPQEYDVSRAREHASDRLHSMGSLSTRGRRTLGIFGGTAFLWLLGGLEFLFDDILPRDWYVTLFGGMGRNVFGTVGHEGVLFYVLVGLLAIPVLVVTGATAWDDMIDIDWGTLLLLGGGISLANALADTNATVWLAEVTLGSLTGTSILVILLVVVTMTIVVGELASNTAMAAILAPLLINIGPAYAEALGTSGELAAVLLAVTGAIAASYGFALPVATPPNAIVFGAGYIEREHMLRAGALLDAIVILLTTGVAYLLIQFFWPLVLG; from the coding sequence GTGCCATCGAAGCACGTCAGCCAAGCCGTGGCGATTGCGATTGCCACCCTCTTACTGGGGGTTGTTGCGACGATCCCCACCACTGGGTCACTCACCGTTGCCGGCCAGTATGCGGTCGCGACGATGGTGTTCGCGGCAGTGCTCTGGGTCACTGGTGCACTTCCGCTTCCGCTCACGGCCTTGCTGATCCCGATCGTTCTGACGGTGTTCGGGGTCTATCCCGATTTCGGAGATGCGGTCGCAGGGTTTGCCGATCCAGTCATCTTCCTGCTCCTTGTGGGATTTATGTTCGCCGAAGCGCTCCAGAAGCACGCTATCGACCAGCGGATCGCGCTCTCGCTACTCGTCCGGTTCGGGACGTCAGCACGGGGACTGGTCTTGGGCGTCATGGTTGCGACGGCCCTTCTCTCGATGGTCATCTCGAATACGGCTACGGTCGCAATGATGGTGCCAATCGCGCTCGGGATTATCGAGATCGTCACCCACCTGACGAAAGCAGGCGAGGAGCGTCCCGCTTCGACTGCATCGAATCTGCAGGTCGGAATGTTACTCGGCATCGCTTACGCCGCGAGTCTGGGGGGTGTCGGAACGCTCATCGGAACCCCACCGAATGCAATCGTCGTCGGACAGCTGAACGAACTGCTCGGCTTCGAGATTACGTTCGTCGAGTGGCTCGCTATCGGACTCCCGATGGTGGTCGTCACACTCCCAGTCGCGTGGGTGCTGCTGACGTACGTCGTGTACCCACCGCAAGAGTACGATGTAAGCCGCGCTCGGGAGCATGCCAGTGACCGGCTGCACTCGATGGGATCGCTCTCGACGCGCGGGCGTCGCACCCTCGGGATCTTCGGCGGGACTGCCTTCCTGTGGCTTCTCGGCGGGCTCGAATTCCTGTTCGACGACATCCTCCCACGCGACTGGTACGTCACACTCTTCGGCGGGATGGGCCGAAACGTGTTTGGAACTGTTGGTCACGAGGGGGTGTTGTTCTACGTGCTCGTCGGCTTGCTCGCCATCCCCGTACTTGTTGTCACCGGCGCGACAGCGTGGGACGATATGATCGACATCGACTGGGGGACGTTACTGCTTCTCGGCGGCGGCATCTCGTTGGCGAACGCGTTGGCCGATACGAACGCGACCGTATGGCTCGCGGAAGTGACGCTCGGTTCGCTCACAGGCACGTCGATTCTCGTGATTCTCCTCGTCGTGGTCACGATGACGATAGTCGTTGGCGAGCTGGCCTCGAACACCGCGATGGCCGCGATTCTCGCTCCGCTACTCATCAACATCGGCCCGGCGTACGCCGAAGCGCTTGGCACGTCGGGAGAACTCGCAGCAGTGCTGCTCGCAGTAACCGGCGCAATCGCTGCCAGTTACGGGTTCGCGCTGCCAGTTGCGACACCCCCTAATGCGATCGTCTTCGGCGCAGGGTATATCGAACGCGAGCACATGCTCCGTGCAGGGGCGCTGCTCGACGCTATCGTCATCCTCCTGACGACAGGTGTGGCGTACCTCCTCATCCAGTTCTTCTGGCCGCTCGTCCTCGGATGA
- a CDS encoding CPBP family intramembrane glutamic endopeptidase — translation MGSSVRAWIDRHRIVSFLAVTYAFTWTVQGIVALSGMEASWTMSILIGFGGFGPPMGAAVVVWAAGGSLRSWIGQFFRWRIGSKWWTAALLIPLVVLVLGSGLYVLLGGPVDLASLPFPGIYLFVMAWGTVWGGGQEELGWRGFMVPVLQERYSALGTSLLVGVAWAGWHLPLFLNANTTHGSWPVSQQLIWGATILAGSVLWTWMYNNTGSVLAAAVFHAGMNSIGVFHPADKAALVPGGIPDPWLNFLAEISSAVVLVGIAVLVVLVFGTDRLSNHTVPDTSVLGLGEDGSRSTGSRAGRRNVGQEQQR, via the coding sequence ATGGGTTCCTCCGTTCGCGCCTGGATCGACCGCCATCGAATCGTGAGCTTCCTTGCGGTCACGTATGCGTTCACGTGGACGGTTCAGGGAATCGTCGCACTCTCGGGGATGGAGGCGTCGTGGACGATGTCGATCCTGATCGGCTTCGGTGGCTTCGGGCCGCCGATGGGTGCCGCCGTGGTCGTGTGGGCGGCCGGCGGCAGTCTGCGCTCATGGATCGGCCAGTTTTTCCGGTGGCGGATCGGCTCGAAGTGGTGGACTGCGGCGCTTCTGATTCCGCTGGTCGTTCTCGTCCTCGGCAGTGGACTCTACGTACTCCTGGGTGGACCCGTCGACCTCGCTTCGCTTCCCTTCCCTGGCATCTACCTGTTCGTGATGGCCTGGGGCACCGTCTGGGGCGGTGGGCAAGAGGAACTGGGCTGGCGCGGGTTCATGGTACCGGTGTTGCAGGAACGCTACAGCGCGCTGGGTACTAGCCTGCTCGTCGGCGTGGCGTGGGCTGGCTGGCACCTCCCGCTCTTCTTGAACGCCAACACAACGCACGGGAGCTGGCCGGTCTCCCAGCAACTCATCTGGGGTGCAACAATACTCGCAGGCTCGGTGTTGTGGACGTGGATGTACAACAACACCGGAAGCGTCCTCGCGGCCGCTGTCTTCCACGCCGGGATGAACAGCATCGGCGTCTTCCACCCGGCAGACAAGGCAGCGCTCGTTCCCGGAGGGATTCCTGACCCGTGGTTGAACTTCCTCGCCGAGATTTCCTCGGCCGTCGTGCTGGTCGGTATTGCCGTCCTTGTTGTCCTCGTGTTCGGAACCGACCGTCTCTCGAATCACACGGTACCTGACACCAGCGTGCTCGGACTGGGTGAGGACGGTTCACGATCAACTGGCTCACGAGCGGGAAGACGGAACGTCGGTCAGGAACAACAGAGATGA
- a CDS encoding CPBP family intramembrane glutamic endopeptidase, with protein MTPLILTGGFGPFLAGIIVAVAGGDSRSWFGNLVDVRASPSVWAAAVLIPVVLYVGALVLFVAVGGGFDRTSVLPAAALPAVAFATLIRGGLEEPGWRGLALPVLQRQIGAFKASIVIGVIWALWHVPLFLLPGSSQAGTPFALYAGVVVGISVIATWLYNVAGGRVLIVVVFHTLSNAVSVTTAGGVIGDEVTSQVALLVIVWTTAALLVWRYGAERLSPAPLPNGGLDFTATTTAPEQAESPSETPSQSDNPR; from the coding sequence GTGACGCCACTCATCTTGACCGGGGGGTTCGGTCCCTTCCTCGCAGGTATCATCGTCGCCGTCGCTGGTGGGGACAGCCGCTCGTGGTTCGGAAACCTCGTCGACGTGAGGGCATCACCGTCCGTCTGGGCCGCCGCGGTGCTGATACCAGTGGTACTGTACGTCGGTGCGCTTGTCCTATTCGTCGCCGTCGGAGGCGGGTTCGATCGCACCAGCGTCCTCCCAGCCGCGGCGCTTCCGGCGGTCGCGTTCGCGACGCTCATCAGAGGGGGACTCGAAGAACCCGGCTGGCGCGGTCTCGCACTCCCTGTCCTCCAGCGGCAGATTGGCGCATTCAAAGCTAGCATCGTCATCGGCGTTATCTGGGCACTCTGGCACGTCCCGCTGTTCTTGCTGCCCGGGAGTTCACAGGCGGGGACACCTTTCGCGCTGTACGCCGGCGTCGTCGTCGGGATCAGCGTCATCGCAACGTGGCTCTACAACGTGGCTGGAGGCCGAGTGCTCATTGTCGTCGTCTTTCATACGCTCTCAAACGCGGTGTCGGTGACGACTGCGGGCGGCGTCATCGGCGACGAGGTGACGTCTCAGGTCGCACTCCTCGTAATCGTCTGGACGACAGCGGCGCTGCTGGTCTGGCGGTACGGTGCCGAACGGCTCTCGCCTGCCCCGCTCCCGAACGGTGGGCTGGACTTCACGGCCACGACCACGGCACCCGAACAGGCAGAGAGTCCGAGTGAAACGCCGTCCCAGTCGGACAACCCCAGGTGA
- a CDS encoding CPBP family intramembrane glutamic endopeptidase, which translates to MPSRIRRRISDRPVTTFFVVAYLVSWSAWAPLVFSDWWATWSPLVLADDMQTMVFIMVGGFGPLVAAGLVTWVIGDSVREWAGQLFRWNVSIRYWVFALLFPAVAVITASAAHIAVFGGQFDPESTGVLVLYPVLFLQVFLVGGGNEELGWRGFALPRLQESYSALASSLLIGVGWFAWHLPLFLVGGSSQAGVPVYYYGVAVIALSVVFTWLYNETGGSVLLTMVLHASVNTGGILYLAGGGAALQTNLPNALYAVVFLAAALVLVATYGPERLADAEIPTRLSGSQ; encoded by the coding sequence ATGCCCTCCCGTATCCGTAGACGAATCAGTGACCGTCCCGTGACGACGTTCTTCGTGGTCGCGTACCTCGTTTCGTGGTCGGCGTGGGCACCGCTGGTCTTCAGCGACTGGTGGGCGACGTGGTCGCCACTGGTCCTGGCAGACGACATGCAGACGATGGTGTTCATCATGGTCGGTGGGTTCGGACCGCTCGTCGCTGCAGGGCTCGTCACCTGGGTCATCGGTGACAGTGTTCGCGAGTGGGCTGGTCAACTCTTCCGGTGGAACGTTTCCATCAGGTACTGGGTATTCGCCCTGCTGTTCCCTGCCGTTGCAGTCATCACGGCGAGTGCTGCCCACATCGCCGTCTTCGGCGGCCAGTTCGACCCCGAATCGACGGGCGTCTTAGTGCTCTATCCCGTCCTCTTCCTCCAGGTCTTCCTCGTCGGTGGGGGTAACGAGGAACTCGGTTGGCGTGGCTTCGCGCTGCCACGGCTTCAGGAATCGTACTCGGCACTCGCCTCGAGCTTGCTCATCGGCGTCGGCTGGTTCGCCTGGCACTTGCCGCTGTTCCTGGTCGGGGGGTCTTCCCAGGCTGGTGTCCCGGTCTACTACTACGGCGTCGCGGTCATCGCACTCTCGGTCGTGTTTACCTGGCTCTACAACGAGACTGGCGGGAGCGTCCTGCTGACGATGGTGCTCCACGCCTCAGTGAATACTGGCGGTATCCTGTACCTCGCTGGCGGTGGTGCCGCGCTCCAGACCAACCTGCCGAACGCGCTCTACGCGGTCGTGTTCCTCGCCGCTGCGCTGGTCCTCGTTGCGACATACGGCCCCGAACGGCTCGCCGACGCCGAGATTCCAACGCGACTGTCCGGAAGTCAGTAA
- a CDS encoding RidA family protein, translated as MTEQEVIDVPELEESKSRSYEQCIRVGDRVLVAGQTGWGEDEIVSREFEPQARRCFERIEYALEAADAELSDLVQMTVFLTDMRYAREFKDIRGDVLGDDLTTSALIGVDSLAQPEMLVEIESEAISPRE; from the coding sequence ATGACAGAACAGGAAGTAATCGATGTCCCGGAACTCGAGGAGTCCAAGTCCCGTTCGTACGAGCAGTGTATCAGAGTAGGCGACCGCGTACTCGTCGCCGGCCAGACTGGCTGGGGCGAGGACGAGATCGTTTCCAGGGAGTTCGAGCCGCAGGCGAGACGTTGTTTCGAGCGCATCGAGTACGCGCTCGAAGCGGCGGATGCGGAGCTGTCGGACTTGGTGCAGATGACGGTCTTTCTGACCGACATGCGTTACGCACGGGAGTTCAAGGACATCCGTGGGGACGTGTTGGGGGACGATCTGACCACGAGCGCACTCATCGGCGTCGACTCGCTGGCCCAACCGGAGATGTTGGTCGAGATCGAATCCGAGGCGATCAGTCCCAGGGAGTGA
- a CDS encoding HalOD1 output domain-containing protein: MIRVVEAVSSRLDTPPNELPPLNETIDAVGLDRLCTSGPNSLEVSFPYAGLEVTVTGGEEVTLSALSD, encoded by the coding sequence ATGATACGTGTCGTCGAAGCCGTCAGTTCGCGGTTGGATACGCCACCGAACGAACTGCCGCCCCTGAACGAGACAATTGACGCTGTCGGACTCGACCGCCTCTGTACTTCTGGACCAAACTCGCTGGAGGTTTCCTTTCCGTACGCAGGTCTGGAAGTCACAGTCACCGGTGGAGAAGAGGTTACGCTTTCAGCCCTCTCAGACTGA
- a CDS encoding DUF6713 family protein, translating to MVRGTEILFSMAVGFLLVHELDAIRQHEWRFFFAPMSIGDESAYWVFTALHVPLFAVLLVYANSLAFQIGFDGFAIVHGMLHLAFRNHPLVEFDNWFSRFWIFGASLLGVLHLLFIL from the coding sequence ATGGTACGGGGCACAGAGATTCTATTCTCAATGGCGGTCGGGTTTCTCCTCGTACACGAACTGGATGCGATTCGCCAACACGAGTGGCGGTTCTTCTTCGCACCGATGTCAATCGGCGACGAGAGTGCGTATTGGGTGTTCACGGCACTGCACGTGCCGCTGTTCGCGGTGCTCCTGGTTTACGCGAACTCCTTAGCGTTCCAGATCGGCTTTGACGGATTTGCAATCGTCCATGGCATGTTGCATCTCGCCTTCCGGAATCACCCGCTGGTTGAGTTCGATAACTGGTTTTCACGGTTTTGGATCTTCGGCGCGTCTCTACTCGGAGTTCTACATCTACTCTTCATACTGTGA
- a CDS encoding cyclic nucleotide-binding/CBS domain-containing protein, translated as MIEQFVGDVMTQSARTIPPETTARDVVKLFADHGIGSAVVVDPETGEYSGIVTETDIMQQVATGADIDSVRAGEFLSTPLVTIASTEDIHVAATLMKEHSIRRLPVTEDGELVGILTTSDLTHYLPRLRNTILRERNDPATQ; from the coding sequence ATGATTGAACAGTTCGTCGGTGATGTGATGACACAGTCAGCTCGAACGATTCCGCCAGAGACGACGGCCCGTGATGTGGTAAAACTGTTCGCGGATCACGGCATCGGATCGGCAGTCGTGGTGGACCCCGAGACGGGCGAGTATAGTGGAATCGTAACTGAAACCGATATCATGCAGCAGGTGGCAACCGGGGCTGATATCGACTCCGTACGTGCGGGTGAGTTTCTGAGTACGCCACTCGTCACGATCGCCAGCACGGAAGACATCCACGTCGCTGCCACACTGATGAAAGAGCACTCGATCCGGCGGCTCCCGGTCACCGAGGATGGTGAACTCGTCGGCATCCTCACGACATCTGATCTCACCCATTATCTGCCCCGGCTCAGGAACACAATCCTTCGTGAACGAAACGACCCAGCTACGCAGTGA